The following proteins are encoded in a genomic region of Candidatus Aegiribacteria sp.:
- a CDS encoding insulinase family protein, giving the protein SAVPAEGVPLDSLIAVIEAEVFHLAETPIDPAELNLIKNFIQGREVMNENTPFDRAMTMTFSQSRFGDPLAHQHMREEIMALSPEEVRAVAAKYFTPERMLIAVLNAQEGATAARHTSTDGISDVEVPLITDWEGLNLSYEALVIPEYSVSHGTRRFELDNGFVLLVKEDSSFPIIEMMITFPMGDRRAEQDLSGISSITTEVMLHGTEELDQTAFHARLAEKGSTTWLMPNNSFTMGNVYGHSDYADLYFTSLSDLLLRPAMRMEDFQKVKNRIISMTVMRNENPFTRAFSNVDGILLEEGGSRAADSATLANVDYADVESWLETCARPDGAVLVIVGDISPDRALELTEQYFGNWENPSSPLPAAEGYIFSSCPGDTILETIEGRVQAAAMIACPAPEVLSPDYIPFSTMCRILGSGISSRMGRNIRETQGLAYAVGCRVDGPASGTPTGTRFQAFFSTGAPMVERALEAVIYECDRIAEGGVEESELLLQQSRSIGMNALAFDEYDSVARYLAIQETLSLPLNQDITNLEAILALSPEIIREAAEKYFTGEWFISIAGGVDDSIQPLE; this is encoded by the coding sequence TCGGCAGTTCCGGCGGAAGGAGTCCCTCTGGACAGCCTGATAGCTGTTATAGAGGCTGAAGTATTTCATCTTGCTGAAACACCTATCGATCCAGCCGAGCTGAACCTGATTAAGAATTTCATTCAGGGCCGGGAAGTGATGAATGAGAACACACCGTTTGACAGGGCGATGACTATGACCTTCAGTCAGTCAAGGTTTGGAGATCCTCTGGCGCATCAGCATATGCGTGAAGAGATTATGGCTCTTTCACCGGAAGAGGTCAGAGCGGTTGCCGCGAAGTACTTCACTCCTGAGCGAATGCTGATAGCAGTGCTTAACGCGCAGGAAGGAGCAACAGCAGCAAGGCATACCTCCACAGACGGCATCTCCGACGTTGAAGTACCTTTGATTACAGACTGGGAGGGATTGAACCTCAGCTATGAAGCTCTGGTCATTCCTGAATATTCTGTGTCCCATGGAACACGGCGATTCGAACTGGATAACGGATTCGTACTTCTGGTAAAGGAAGACAGCAGCTTTCCCATCATAGAGATGATGATAACCTTTCCTATGGGTGACAGAAGGGCGGAGCAGGATCTCTCCGGGATCAGCTCTATTACGACTGAAGTAATGCTGCATGGAACCGAAGAACTCGATCAGACAGCATTCCATGCCAGGCTTGCTGAAAAGGGAAGCACAACCTGGCTCATGCCCAACAACTCCTTCACAATGGGGAACGTTTACGGACACAGTGATTACGCCGATCTGTACTTCACTTCACTGTCCGATCTCCTTTTGCGGCCTGCAATGCGTATGGAAGATTTCCAGAAGGTCAAGAATCGAATAATTTCGATGACTGTTATGCGAAACGAAAATCCTTTTACCAGAGCGTTCAGTAATGTCGATGGTATTCTCCTTGAAGAGGGAGGAAGCCGGGCGGCAGACAGCGCCACACTCGCGAATGTCGATTATGCTGACGTGGAATCGTGGCTGGAAACCTGCGCGAGACCTGATGGAGCGGTGCTGGTGATAGTGGGAGACATCTCACCTGACAGAGCGCTGGAACTGACAGAACAGTATTTCGGAAACTGGGAAAACCCTTCATCTCCATTGCCTGCGGCAGAGGGCTATATATTCAGCTCATGCCCCGGTGATACAATCCTTGAAACAATTGAAGGAAGAGTACAGGCAGCGGCGATGATTGCCTGCCCTGCCCCGGAAGTGCTGTCACCCGACTACATACCATTCAGCACAATGTGCCGGATTCTGGGAAGCGGAATCAGTTCCAGGATGGGGCGTAATATCCGGGAAACCCAGGGGCTCGCCTACGCTGTAGGCTGCCGGGTTGACGGTCCTGCATCGGGAACACCAACAGGAACAAGATTCCAGGCCTTTTTCTCAACAGGAGCGCCTATGGTGGAACGGGCGCTTGAAGCCGTTATCTACGAGTGTGACAGGATTGCCGAAGGTGGTGTGGAGGAATCGGAACTCCTGCTTCAGCAGTCCCGTTCCATCGGCATGAACGCCCTTGCATTCGATGAGTATGATTCAGTCGCGAGATACCTTGCTATCCAGGAGACTCTCAGCCTGCCTCTCAACCAGGACATAACGAATCTGGAAGCGATTCTGGCTCTCAGCCCTGAGATAATCAGAGAAGCTGCGGAAAAGTATTTCACAGGTGAGTGGTTCATATCCATCGCGGGGGGAGTTGATGACAGTATACAGCCTCTGGAGTAA